The stretch of DNA CGTGCTCCCCGAGGAACCGGAAGAAGGCCTCGTCCCGGATGACCCCGTACTTGATGACCTCGGCCATCCCGGCCCTGAACTGGCGCGGGGGAAGGCTCCGCAGGGTCTCAAGGTCCACCCAGACCAGGGAGGGCTGCCAGAAGGCGCCTATCATGTTCTTGCCGAGGGGGTGGTTGACCCCCGTCTTTCCGCCCACGGAGCTGTCCACCTGGGCCAGGAGCGTGGTGGGCACCTGGACGAACCGTATGCCCCGCATGTACAGGGCGGCGGCAAAGCCCGCCATGTCCCCTATCACCCCGCCTCCCAGGGCCACCAGGACCGAGCGGCGGTCCAGGCGGCTCCGGAGAAGCTCGGTCAGTATCTTCTCGGTCCAGAGGAGGGTCTTGTACTGCTCTCCGTCGGGCACGATGACCTCGTGGACCGCGAAGCCCGCCCGTGTGAGAGAGTCGCGCACCCTGGGGCCGTAAAGGGCATGTACGGTGGGGTTGCTTACCAGGGCCAGGCGAGGGCTGGGGCTGAGCCCGCGGACGGCGTCGCCGAGGGCATCGAGGGTGCCGGTGCCGATGGCGATATCGTAGCTCCGGTCGGCAAGCTCGACCCTCAGCCGCTCCACGCCTCAGCCCTCCGCCCGGGGGACACGCTCCAGTATCTCCCGGGCCACCTGGCGGGGGCTTTTCCCCTCGGTGTCCACCATGATGTCGGCCGCCTCGTAGAAGGGGCGGCGCTTCTCGAGAAGCTCCGTTATCCTGCCCATGGGGTCTTGCACCTGAAGGAGGGGGCGCTCGGCGTTCTTGCTCGTCCGCTTGAGGATGGTCTCGGGGGAGGCCGTCAGGCAGACGATGACGCCCCCCTCCCTGAGGGCCGCCACGTTCTCCTTCTTCATGACCGCCCCTCCGCCGGTGGAGATGATGAGTCTCCTTTCCCGTGAGAACCGCTTTATCGCCTCGGTCTCCATCTCCCGGAAGCGCGGCTCCCCGAAGCGCTCGAATATCCGGGAGATGCTCATGCCGGCGGTCCGCTCTATCTCCTTGTCTATCTCCACGCGCCCGAAGCCCGTCAGGCGCGCCAGCTCGGCGCTGACCGCCGTCTTCCCCGTGCCCATGAA from Nitrospirota bacterium encodes:
- the aroB gene encoding 3-dehydroquinate synthase, giving the protein MERLRVELADRSYDIAIGTGTLDALGDAVRGLSPSPRLALVSNPTVHALYGPRVRDSLTRAGFAVHEVIVPDGEQYKTLLWTEKILTELLRSRLDRRSVLVALGGGVIGDMAGFAAALYMRGIRFVQVPTTLLAQVDSSVGGKTGVNHPLGKNMIGAFWQPSLVWVDLETLRSLPPRQFRAGMAEVIKYGVIRDEAFFRFLGEHEKDVSALEPEALAHLVRRSCEIKAEVVSRDEREAGLRAILNYGHTIGHAVETATGYGAYLHGEAVAIGMCAEARLAETVKVAVEKVHERVRRLVELYGLPAEVPEGLEAAALLEAMRLDKKALSGEMRFILPVRVGTVRVNEPVPAEAVQALLSTGSRPPSP
- a CDS encoding shikimate kinase, producing the protein MKNIVLTGFMGTGKTAVSAELARLTGFGRVEIDKEIERTAGMSISRIFERFGEPRFREMETEAIKRFSRERRLIISTGGGAVMKKENVAALREGGVIVCLTASPETILKRTSKNAERPLLQVQDPMGRITELLEKRRPFYEAADIMVDTEGKSPRQVAREILERVPRAEG